The segment CGGCAAGCCGGTAAATGCTTCTTTCGAGTATGGCGGACTCGTTGAAAACGGGGACAATTATTTCGAGCGCCAAGCCCCCAGAGCTAGGTATCATGCGGTAATCGTAGATACTTGTTAAGGGGCATTACTAGAGTGGAGCGGAAAACGCAAGTCAAGTAGTTCCACTCTTGCGCTCGCGCCGCTGAAGGGGTACGAACGGGCCCTCCGGCGCTCGTTCCCTCGACCCCCACAACCGTCGTCTAGACTGGGACGCGATGGCTAGATTATTTGGAACAGATGGCGTGCGTGGTCTCGCCAATGGATTGCTTACCGCGGAGCTTGCTCTTCAGTTGGCCCAAGCTGCCGCAGTGGTCCTCGGCCACGAGCGTGCGGCCAACGGAACGCGGCCCCGCGCCGTGGTCGCCCGGGATCCGCGCGCCAGCGGGGAGTTTATCGCTGCAGCCGTGGAAGCCGGACTTTCGAGCTCCGGCATCGACGTGTACGACGCCGGTGTGCTGCCCACGCCCGCAGCGGCCTACCTCATCGCCGATCTCGATGCAGATTTCGGGGTCATGATCTCGGCCTCGCACAACCCTGCGCCGGACAACGGCATCAAGTTCTTTGCCCGCGGCGGGCAGAAGCTCCCCGACGAGGTTGAGGACGCGATCGAGGCCCAACTCGGCAAGGAACCTTCACGCCCTGTGGCCGGCGACGTCGGCCGCATCCAGCGCTTCTCGGACGCCGAGGACCGTTACATCGTCCACCTGCTCGGCACCCTGCCGCACCGCCTCGAAGGTCTCAAAGTTGTGCTGGATTGTGCCCACGGTGCGGCCAGCGGCTGTTCCCCGCAGGTCTTCGCCAGCGCCGGCGCCGAAGTTGTGGTGATCGGTGCGGAACCCGACGGCCTCAATATCAACGACGGAGTAGGTTCCACGCACCTTGGCCCGCTCAAGGAAGCTGTCGTCAAGCACGGTGCGGACTTCGGCATAGCCCACGACGGCGACGCCGACCGCTGCCTGGCCGTGGACCACGAAGGCAACGAGGTTGACGGCGACCAGATCATGGCGATCCTGGCCCTCGCGCTGAAGAAGTCCGGAAAGCTGAAGGATGACGTCCTGGTAGCCACCGTGATGAGCAACCTCGGACTCAAAATCGCTTTGCGCGACGCCGGAATCACCCTCCGCGAGACCGCGGTGGGGGACCGATACGTCCTGGAGGCAATGCGCGACGGCGGCTTCAGCCTTGGGGGAGAACAGTCGGGCCACGTGATCTTCTCCGATTACGCCACCACTGGCGACGGTGTCCTGACCGGTCTGCAGATTGCCGCCCAGGTGGCCGGAACCGGCCGGACCCTCCAAGACCTAGCCCGTGCCATGACCAAGCTGCCGCAGCTCATGATCAACGTGAAGGGCGTGGACAAGTCACGTGCCGCCACGGACGAGGGCGTCGCCGCTGCGGTGGCTGCCGCCGAAGTCGAACTTGGCGACACCGGCCGCGTGCTCCTGCGGCCATCGGGCACCGAAGCGCTGGTGCGCGTGATGGTGGAGGCCGCGGACATGGAAACTGCCACCCGCATATGCACTGAACTGGCCGGCGTCGTCGAAGACCGCCTCGCTATTCCACGCGAACTGGCCCTCTAGGCCCGAACGCAGCAAAGACCAAACAACTGTGGCCCGTCTCCATGAGGAGGCGGGCCACAGTTGTTCAAGTGTCTGTTGATAGTAGTCGACCTCTAGGGGTAGCCCGGCGCCGCTTCGAGTCCAAAGTACTCCTCGAGGGTGCCGATGCCTCGGTTGGCCATATCCGTTGCAGCCTCAACCCCGATGAATCGCAAATGCCACGGCTCGTAGTAATAGCCGGTGATTTCATTGAGCATCCACGGGTACCTGACAACAAAACCGTACTTGTACGCATTTGCCTTTGCCCAAACGGCGGCCGGCTGATCAGCGAAGCACGGCTCGAAACTGCACGCCCCGCCACCGTCGCCGATGTCGAACGCCCAGCCGGTCTGGTGTTCCGAGAAGCCGGGACGGGCGGAGGCCGTGTCCGCCGAGGCCTGGCCGCGCGTGCTCACGTAGCCGTTGTACGTGGCGGTTTGGGTCTGAAAAGAACGGTAGCCGGACGCCAAGGTCATGGTCACGCCGGCCGAGGCGGCTGCCGCAAAGAGCTTTTCAGCTGCTCCGGCGGTGGTGCTGTTGAGCAGGGACGCCTCTCCGCTGACTGCGAGTTGCACGCGGGGCTGTGCCAAGTCGGCAGGGACAAACTGCAAGGGAGTCAGCGGCCGGTGCTTGTTGACGATGACCCACTGGCTCGCCGGGTCGCTCAGGGAAAACTGCTGGGACAGAACCCCCGACGGCGGAGCCTTCGACGGCGGTGCGCTCGACGACGGCGATGCGCTCGCCGTTGCGGTGGGAACCGCCGTCGTGGTCGCTTCTGCCGGCGTTGCGGTTTGGGGACTTGAGGCTGACGGTGCGGATGTGGGCGAGGCGACCCGGGTATCCGGGCTGCATGCCGCCAAGGCTGCCATTCCCACCCCTGCCGCAAGTAGCGTCGTGAAGGACCTTCGGCTGGGGCCGCAGTTGTAGCACATCCGTGCTAGACCTTTCGGAGCAGCATGCGGCGGATGGAATGGTCGGCATCCTTGGTGAGGACAAGTTGCGCCCGGCCGCGGGTAGGCAGCACGTTTTCCTCAAGGTTGGGCTCGTTGATGCGCTTCCAAATGCCGCGTGCAGTGGCTTCCGCCTCGGCGTCGGAGAGCGTCGCGTAGCGGTGGAAGTAGGACTCGGGCTGGGCGAACGCCGTGGTTCGAAGCTTGCGGAAACGGTCCACGTACCAGTCTTCGATATACGACGTCTTGGCGTCAACGTAAATGGAGAAATCAAAGAAGTCGCTGAGGGCCAGGCCTTGCCGGCCGTCCTGCCGGGGACGGGCGGGTGCCAACACGTTGAGCCCCTCCACGATGAGGACGTCAGGCCGTCGGACCACCACTTCCTTGTCCGGGACGATGTCGTACGTGACGTGCGAATACCAAGGAGCGCGGACCTCTTCGGCGCCACCCTTGATCGCACTCACGAATCGAAGCAAGGCCCGGCGGTCGTAGGATTCCGGAAAGCCCTTGCGTTCAAGCAAATGCCGGCGCTTCAACTCAGCGAGCGGGTACAGGAACCCGTCGGTGGTGATGAGTTCGACGTTCGGAGTGCCAGGCCAACGGCGGAGCATCTCGCGCAGCACGCGGGCAATAGTGGACTTGCCGACCGCCACCGAACCTGCGACGCCGATCACGAAGGGCGTGCGCTGTGTCTGCTCGCCAAGGAAGGTGGTTGTGGCTGCATGAAGCTGTTGTGATGCCTGGACATAGAGGTGCAACAGGCGGGAGAGCGGAAGGTAGACCTCGCGGATTTCCTTCATGTCCAGGGGATCACCGAGGCCGCGAAGCCGGATGATGTCCTCTTCGTTAAGCGGCTGCTCCATCTGTGCACCCAGCCGGGACCACGTCTGCCTGTCCAGCTCCACGAACGGAGAGGAGCTGTCGCCGTTCGCTTCATTGCGTTGCAAAGTCACTATAGAGATTCTGCCCCTCTGTTGGCTGATCCGGAAATACCGCATGAACGGCTGGAAGATTTTGTGTGAGCATGCTCTGCGGAAAAGGCGCGCGATCCGGCAATTTTCTGGGGATTGGCTTGGTTGCGGGGCCGGATATCCTACGTCCATTTTGCGGGGCACCCGCTACTCTTGTAGGCATGTGTGGAATCGTAGGTTACGTTGGCAATTCATCCCGCCGGGCAGATGCCGGGCACTCGGCTCTTGACGTCGTTCTTGAAGGGCTGCGGCGTCTGGAATACCGGGGTTACGATTCAGCCGGTGTTGCAGTGGTGGCTCATGGAACCATCGCCAGCCGGAAGAAGTCGGGAAAGCTCAGCAACCTGCTGAACGAGCTCGAGGACAATCCGCTCCCGGACTCGCTGACCGGCATCGGCCACACCCGCTGGGCTACCCACGGTGGACCCACTGACCAGAACGCCCATCCGCATCTGGCCGATGGCGGACGCCTGGCCATGATCCACAACGGAATCATCGAAAACTTCGCCGAGCTCAAGCAGGAGCTCATCGCCAAGGGTGTCACTTTCGAGTCGGAGACGGACACCGAGGTTGCAGCAGCACTTCTCGGCGATATTTTCCGCAACCAGCTCAACGGTGACTCGTCCAACGGCAAGCTCACCAAGGCGATGCAGCTTGCTTGCCAGCGGCTCGAAGGCGCGTTCACGCTCCTCGCCGTGCACGCCGAGCGGCCGGACGTCGTCGTGGCCGCCCGTCGCAACTCCCCCCTTGTTGTAGGACTGGGGGAAGGCGAGAACTTCCTTGGCTCCGACGTTTCCGGTTTCATCGATCACACGCGCCGCGCCGTCGAGCTGGGCCAGGACCAGATCGTCACCATCACCGCCGACACCGTGGAGATTACAGACTTCTTCGGCGCCCCCGCCCAGGGCAAGGAATACCACGTTGACTGGGACCCGGCTTCTGCGGAAAAGGGCGGCTTCAGCTCCTTCATGGAGAAGGAAATCCACGACCAGCCCGACGCAGTCACCCAGACCCTCCTTGGCCGTTCGGACATCAACGGCAAGCTGACCTTGAGCGAGCTCCGGATCGACCCCGAGCTGCTGAAGCAGGTCAACAAGATCATCGTCCTGGCTTGTGGCACGGCCGCATACGCCGGGATGGTCGCCAAGTACGCCATCGAGAACTGGTGCCGCATCCCCACCGAGGTGGAGCTCGCGCATGAATTCCGCTACCGCGACCCGATCGTTGACGCCAACACCCTGGTGGTGTCCATCAGCCAGTCCGGCGAGACCATGGACACCCTGATGGCCGTCCGTTACGCCCGTGAACAGGGCGCCAAGACGATCTCCATCTGCAACACCAACGGATCGACCATCCCGCGCGAATCCGACGCTGTTCTTTACACCCACGCCGGTCCGGAGATCGCCGTCGCCTCCACCAAGGCGTTCCTGGCCCAGATCACAGCCGCTTATCTCCTTGGTCTCTACCTCGCCCAGCTGCGCGGAAACATCTTCTCCGGCCAGATCAAGGACGTCCTGGCGGACCTTGGCAAGATACCCGCCCACATCCAGAAGATCCTCGACAACGCGGGTCCCCTCCGCGAGCTCGCCCGCAGCATGAAGGACGAGAAGTCGGTGCTCTTCCTGGGCCGCCACGTGGGCTACCCGGTGGCACTCGAGGGCGCGTTGAAGCTCAAGGAAATCGCGTACATCCACGCTGAAGGGTTCGCGGCCGGTGAGCTCAAGCACGGTCCGATTGCCTTGATCGAGGAAGGGCAGCCCGTCTTTGTGGTGGTTCCGTCGCCGCGGGGCCGCGATTCCCTCCACGCGAAGGTCGTCAGCAACATCCAGGAAATCCGCGCCCGCGGTGCGCGCACCCTGGTGATCGCCGAGGAAGGTGACGAAGCCGTGCGGGCTTACGCCGAGCACGTTTTCTACGTCCCTCAGACGCCCACGCTCCTGATGCCGCTTCTCACTACGGTTCCGCTGCAGATTTTTGCCGCAGAGCTGGCCAAGGCCAAGGGCTACGACGTGGACCAGCCGCGCAACCTCGCCAAGAGTGTCACCGTAGAATAGCCGCATGATTGTTGGCATAGGCGTAGACGTCGTAGACATAGAGCGCTTCGGGCGCCAACTTGAGCGGACCCCGGGGCTCCGTGACCGTTTGTTCGTTCCCGCGGAACGCGAACTCAACACGCGGTCCTTGGCCGCGCGTTTCGCGGCCAAGGAAGCTGTGGCCAAGGTCTTGGGAGCTCCGGCGGGCATGAACTGGCAGGACTGCTGGATCGGCCTGGACCAGAACGGCCCCACCATCAAGGTGAAGGGCACTGTACTGGCAGTTGCCGAGTCCATAGGCGTGAAGCGCTGGCACGTGTCCATGAGCCACGATGGCGGAATCGCCACTGCCATGGTCATCGCAGAAGCCTAGCAGCACACGCAACCATGATCAGCGCCTTCACCGGAACACAGATCAGGGCAGCGGAACAACCGCTCCTTGATGCCGGCGAAGGCGCTGTTCTCATGCAGCGCGCAGCATACGGACTGGCAAACGCCGTCGTGCGTGAACTCCGCTCGGAAGGCCGCCGCCTTTACGGCTCGAGCGTTACTGTGCTGGCCGGCAAAGGCAACAACGGAGGGGACGGTCTCTACGCTGCGGCAATGCTCGCGAGGCGTGGCACGCGCACGACGGCGGTACTCACCGCCGGTTCCGCCCATCCTGACGCCCTTGCGGCATTCCGCGCCGCCGGCGGACGCGTCCATGTTTTGGACGAGGACAATGCCGAAGAACTAGCCGTGCTGATTGCCGGCGACGATGTGGTCATTGACGCCATCCTGGGCACGGGTGCCCGGGGCGGTCTCGGCGGTTCGGCCGCGGAATTGATTGCCGCCTTGGAGGAGCTGAGGCCCGATTTGGTGGTGGCCTGCGATACTCCCAGCGGAGTGGACGCCGACACAGGCGAGGTCCACTGGCCCGTATTGACGGCGCGGCTGACCGTGGCATTCGGGGGAGTCAAAGCCGGGCTGATGGCCGATCCGGGTGAGGGCTGTGCCGGCCGCGTGATCCTCGTACCTATCGGCATCGAGGAATATCTTCCGGCGCCTGCCATGCGCCGCTTCTCTGCCGTTGACCTGGCTGCCGTGGTCCCCGACCCGGGGCGCCGGGCCCAAAAGTACACCAGGGGAGTCCTCGGCGTCGTGGCAGGTTCCGAGCGCTACACCGGGGCCGCGGCGCTCTGTGTCGAGGCCGCCTCCGCGGCGGGCACGGGTATGGTGCGGTACCTCGGCCCGGAAGTCGTCGCGCGGCAGGTCCTGGTACGAACCCCCGAAGCCATCTGGGAGCCGGCCGAGCCCGGCCGGGTCCAGGCGTGGCTGCTCGGTCCTGGCCTGGACGGAGCCGAGCAACTCGATCGTGCCCGTGACGTATTGGCCGCCGCGGCCGGCGCCGGCCAGCCCGCCGTCGTCGACGCCGGCGCCCTGGAGCTCCTGCCGGAACGCTGCCCGCCGAACTGGATTCTCACCCCGCACGCCGGGGAGCTCGCGGCCCTTCTTGGCCGAGGCGAAGTGCGTGTCACGCGCGAGGACGTGGAATCGCGGACCGTGCACTTCGCCCGCCTCGCGGCCGAACACACCGGTGCGGTCGTCCTGCTCAAAGGTGCCACAACGGTGCTTGCTTCGCCTTCCGGGGCGGTCTTCAGCCAGTCGGACGGATGCCCGTGGATGTCAACGGCAGGCAGCGGGGACGTTCTTGGCGGGATAGTCGGCGCGCTGGCTGCAGCGTACGCGGAATCCGGGCTGGACGACGACGGGCCCTTCGCCGCGCTGGGAATCGCCCCCGATGAGCGCTGGGCTGCGGTGGCCGCCGTCGGCGCAAGCATCCACGGAATGGCAGGCAGCGCAGCCTCCGCGGGCGGGCCATTGACCGCTTCCGGTATCGCCCGGGCGGTCCCCGACGTCTTCCGATTTCTCGGGGAACATCGCGCCGGATGATCCCTGATGTTCCTTGAAAGTCACATAGTCTCGCTAGGCTGGCAGAAAGTTATCCGGCAAGTGAAGGAGAACACATGGACGTTTGGCCAGGAACCGCATACCCGTTGGGGGCCACTTTCGATGGCACGGGAACCAACTTCGCGCTGTTCAGCGAGAAGGCCGAAAAGGTGGAATTGTGTCTCTTTGACGACGACGGGGACGAAATTTCCTACACCCTCAACGAGGTGGACGGTTACGTGTGGCATTGCTACCTGCCGCACGTCCAGCCCGGACAGAAGTATGGCTACCGCGTGCACGGCCCCTACGAGCCCGCCTCCGGCAACCGCTTCAATCCCAACAAGCTCCTCCTTGACCCTTACGCGAAGGCCATCCACCGGCAGATCGACTGGGACCCGGCGCTCTTCTCGTACAACATGGGAGATCCGGACTCCCGCAATGACAAGGACTCCGCGCCCCACATGATGATGGGCGTGGTCATCAACCCGTTCTTCGACTGGGCCGGTGACCAGCAGCTGCGCATCCCGTACCACCGGTCCGTGATCTACGAGGCGCACGTCAAGGGCCTGACCCAGCTCCACCCTGAGGTTCCTGAGGAACAGCGCGGCACGTATGCCGGCGTGGCCCACCCGGCCGTGATTTCCCACTTACAGAAGCTCGGCATCACGGCCATCGAGCTCATGCCGGTGCACCAGTTCACGAACGACGGCATCCTGCAGGACAAGGGGCTGAACAACTACTGGGGCTACAACACGATCGGGTTCTTTGCCCCGCACAACAGCTACAGCTCCAAGGGCGATACCGGCCAGCAGGTCCAGGACTTCAAGGCCATGGTCAGGGCGTTGCACACGGCAGGCATCGAGGTCATTCTCGACGTCGTGTACAACCACACGGCCGAAGGCAACCACCTTGGCCCGACGCTGTCTTTCAAGGGCATTGACAACGCCGCTTATTACCGTCTGATGGATGGTGACGAGAAGCACTACATGGACTACACGGGTACCGGCAACTCGCTGAACGTGCGCAGCCCGCACTCGTTGCAGCTGCTGATGGATTCGCTGCGCTACTGGGTCACCGAAATGCACGTGGACGGTTTCCGCTTCGACCTCGCGTCCACCCTGGCCCGCGAGTTCTATGACGTGGACAAGCTGTCCACCTTCTTCGAACTCATCCAGCAGGATCCGGTGGTCTCCCAGGTCAAGCTGATCGCCGAGCCGTGGGACGTCGGCCCGGGCGGCTACCAGGTGGGCAACTTCCCGCCGCAGTGGACGGAATGGAACGGCCAGTACCGGGACACGGTCCGCGATTTCTGGCGCGGCGAGCCCTCCACCCTGGGCGAGTTCGCCTCCCGGTTGACCGGATCGGCGGACCTTTACGAGCATTCCGGGCGCCGCCCGGTGGCGTCCATCAACTTCGTCACGGCCCACGACGGCTTCACCCTGGCCGATCTGGTGTCCTACAACGAGAAGCACAATGAGGCGAACGGCGAGGGCAACAACGACGGCGAATCCCACAACCGTTCCTGGAACTGCGGTGTCGAGGGGCCCACGGAGGATCCGAAGGTGCTGGGTCTTCGTGCCCGACAGCAGCGGAACTTCATCGCCTCCATGCTCTTGTCCCAGGGTGTCCCGATGCTGCTGCACGGTGACGAGCTCGGGCGGACGCAGCGGGGCAACAACAACGGTTATTGCCAGGACTCCGAGCTGACGTGGATCAACTGGGACAGCGTGGACCAGCCGCTGGTCGAGTTCACGGCCGCGGTCAGTGCCTTGCGCGCCAAGCATCCCACCTTCCGGCGCAGCCGCTTCTTCGACGGACGCCCGGTACTGCGAGGCGAAGGCGAGAGGCTTCCGGACATCGTATGGCTTGACGTCGACGGAACCACCATGACGCCGTCGGACTGGGACAGCGGTTTCGGCCGCTCGGTAGGCGTGTTCCTCAACGGTGACGGGATCCGCGGCCGGGACAACCAAGGCCGGCGCATCACGGACGTCAACTTCCTGCTCTACTTCAACGCCCACGACGACGAAGTCGGTTTCAAGGTGCCCTCGGACGAATACGCACCTGCCTGGGACATCATCATCGACACCGCCGGCGGCGGAGCTGACACCGAACCCGTGCAGGCTGAAGCAGTCCTGGGTGTCGGGGCCAAATCACTCGTGGTGTTGAGGGCACACAGCGTCCCGGACACCGACCCGGACCATTCCGTAGCAGCGTCCCTCGCCGCGTTGTCGCAGACAACCACAACCGAGACGGCTTCCTTGACTGCGCCCGCCACACCGGCACCCTCCACCCGGACGCTCCGGGCTGTACCGGAGGCAGCCCCTGAACTGAAAAAGCACCATTCCCCGGAGACGAAGGCTGCCCCCGAAACCAAACCCGCCCCTGCGCCGAAGAAGCCCAGAAAGTCACGCGCCCACAAGAACGGGGGATCATGAGGACGCCCGCCTCAACCTACCGGCTCCAAATCAGGCCTTCGTTCACGCTCCAGGACGCGGCTTCCCTCACGGGTTATCTGCGCGAGCTCGGGGTGGATTGGGTGTACCTGTCGCCTATCCTGACGGCGGAGGAGGGCTCGGACCACGGTTACGACGTCACCGACCCCTCCACCGTTGATGCTTCGCGGGGAGGCGCCGAAGGGCTCGCCGCGCTCTCCAAGGCAGCACGGGAGGCCGGCCTCGGGGTCCTGGTGGACATTGTCCCGAATCACATGGGCGTTGCGTCGCCCCCGCAAAATGCCTGGTGGTGGTCCCTCCTCAAAGAGGGCAAGGCCTCCCGCTATGCGGAAGCGTTCGACGTCGACTGGGACTTCGGCGGCGGAAAGCTCCGGCTCCCGGTCCTCGGCAGTGATGCCGACGTCGACAAGCTGGAAGTGGTCGACGGCGAATTGCGCTACTTCGACCACCGATTCCCTCTGGTCGAAGGAAGCTACGCCGCGGGCGACAATGCCGGGGACGTCCATGCGCGCCAGCACTACGAGCTGGTCGGCTGGCGCCGGGCTGACGACGAACTGAATTACCGCCGGTTCTTCGCGGTCAGCACGCTGGCCGGGATCCGAGTCGAAATCCCTTGGGTTTTCCAGGAAGCGCACGCGGAGGTCGCCCGATGGTTCCGTGACGGGCTTGTGGACGGGCTGAGGATCGATCACCCGGACGGGCTCGCGGATCCGGCCGGCTACCTGGAGCGCCTGAAGGAAACCACGGCCGGCTCCTATCTGCTCGTCGAGAAGATCCTCGAGCCCGGGGAGGAGCTTCCGGAGAACTTCGACTGTGAGGGGACCACAGGCTACGACGCCCTCGCCGACGTCGACCGCCTTTTCGTGGATCCCGACGCCGAGGTGCAGCTTGACGCCTTGGATGCGAAGCTCCGGGGCACCGGCTCGCCCGCCGATTACCAAGCCATG is part of the Arthrobacter ramosus genome and harbors:
- the glgX gene encoding glycogen debranching protein GlgX, with translation MDVWPGTAYPLGATFDGTGTNFALFSEKAEKVELCLFDDDGDEISYTLNEVDGYVWHCYLPHVQPGQKYGYRVHGPYEPASGNRFNPNKLLLDPYAKAIHRQIDWDPALFSYNMGDPDSRNDKDSAPHMMMGVVINPFFDWAGDQQLRIPYHRSVIYEAHVKGLTQLHPEVPEEQRGTYAGVAHPAVISHLQKLGITAIELMPVHQFTNDGILQDKGLNNYWGYNTIGFFAPHNSYSSKGDTGQQVQDFKAMVRALHTAGIEVILDVVYNHTAEGNHLGPTLSFKGIDNAAYYRLMDGDEKHYMDYTGTGNSLNVRSPHSLQLLMDSLRYWVTEMHVDGFRFDLASTLAREFYDVDKLSTFFELIQQDPVVSQVKLIAEPWDVGPGGYQVGNFPPQWTEWNGQYRDTVRDFWRGEPSTLGEFASRLTGSADLYEHSGRRPVASINFVTAHDGFTLADLVSYNEKHNEANGEGNNDGESHNRSWNCGVEGPTEDPKVLGLRARQQRNFIASMLLSQGVPMLLHGDELGRTQRGNNNGYCQDSELTWINWDSVDQPLVEFTAAVSALRAKHPTFRRSRFFDGRPVLRGEGERLPDIVWLDVDGTTMTPSDWDSGFGRSVGVFLNGDGIRGRDNQGRRITDVNFLLYFNAHDDEVGFKVPSDEYAPAWDIIIDTAGGGADTEPVQAEAVLGVGAKSLVVLRAHSVPDTDPDHSVAASLAALSQTTTTETASLTAPATPAPSTRTLRAVPEAAPELKKHHSPETKAAPETKPAPAPKKPRKSRAHKNGGS
- the glmS gene encoding glutamine--fructose-6-phosphate transaminase (isomerizing), which encodes MCGIVGYVGNSSRRADAGHSALDVVLEGLRRLEYRGYDSAGVAVVAHGTIASRKKSGKLSNLLNELEDNPLPDSLTGIGHTRWATHGGPTDQNAHPHLADGGRLAMIHNGIIENFAELKQELIAKGVTFESETDTEVAAALLGDIFRNQLNGDSSNGKLTKAMQLACQRLEGAFTLLAVHAERPDVVVAARRNSPLVVGLGEGENFLGSDVSGFIDHTRRAVELGQDQIVTITADTVEITDFFGAPAQGKEYHVDWDPASAEKGGFSSFMEKEIHDQPDAVTQTLLGRSDINGKLTLSELRIDPELLKQVNKIIVLACGTAAYAGMVAKYAIENWCRIPTEVELAHEFRYRDPIVDANTLVVSISQSGETMDTLMAVRYAREQGAKTISICNTNGSTIPRESDAVLYTHAGPEIAVASTKAFLAQITAAYLLGLYLAQLRGNIFSGQIKDVLADLGKIPAHIQKILDNAGPLRELARSMKDEKSVLFLGRHVGYPVALEGALKLKEIAYIHAEGFAAGELKHGPIALIEEGQPVFVVVPSPRGRDSLHAKVVSNIQEIRARGARTLVIAEEGDEAVRAYAEHVFYVPQTPTLLMPLLTTVPLQIFAAELAKAKGYDVDQPRNLAKSVTVE
- a CDS encoding holo-ACP synthase — translated: MIVGIGVDVVDIERFGRQLERTPGLRDRLFVPAERELNTRSLAARFAAKEAVAKVLGAPAGMNWQDCWIGLDQNGPTIKVKGTVLAVAESIGVKRWHVSMSHDGGIATAMVIAEA
- a CDS encoding M15 family metallopeptidase, which encodes MQLAVSGEASLLNSTTAGAAEKLFAAAASAGVTMTLASGYRSFQTQTATYNGYVSTRGQASADTASARPGFSEHQTGWAFDIGDGGGACSFEPCFADQPAAVWAKANAYKYGFVVRYPWMLNEITGYYYEPWHLRFIGVEAATDMANRGIGTLEEYFGLEAAPGYP
- a CDS encoding NAD(P)H-hydrate epimerase, giving the protein MISAFTGTQIRAAEQPLLDAGEGAVLMQRAAYGLANAVVRELRSEGRRLYGSSVTVLAGKGNNGGDGLYAAAMLARRGTRTTAVLTAGSAHPDALAAFRAAGGRVHVLDEDNAEELAVLIAGDDVVIDAILGTGARGGLGGSAAELIAALEELRPDLVVACDTPSGVDADTGEVHWPVLTARLTVAFGGVKAGLMADPGEGCAGRVILVPIGIEEYLPAPAMRRFSAVDLAAVVPDPGRRAQKYTRGVLGVVAGSERYTGAAALCVEAASAAGTGMVRYLGPEVVARQVLVRTPEAIWEPAEPGRVQAWLLGPGLDGAEQLDRARDVLAAAAGAGQPAVVDAGALELLPERCPPNWILTPHAGELAALLGRGEVRVTREDVESRTVHFARLAAEHTGAVVLLKGATTVLASPSGAVFSQSDGCPWMSTAGSGDVLGGIVGALAAAYAESGLDDDGPFAALGIAPDERWAAVAAVGASIHGMAGSAASAGGPLTASGIARAVPDVFRFLGEHRAG
- the glmM gene encoding phosphoglucosamine mutase — encoded protein: MARLFGTDGVRGLANGLLTAELALQLAQAAAVVLGHERAANGTRPRAVVARDPRASGEFIAAAVEAGLSSSGIDVYDAGVLPTPAAAYLIADLDADFGVMISASHNPAPDNGIKFFARGGQKLPDEVEDAIEAQLGKEPSRPVAGDVGRIQRFSDAEDRYIVHLLGTLPHRLEGLKVVLDCAHGAASGCSPQVFASAGAEVVVIGAEPDGLNINDGVGSTHLGPLKEAVVKHGADFGIAHDGDADRCLAVDHEGNEVDGDQIMAILALALKKSGKLKDDVLVATVMSNLGLKIALRDAGITLRETAVGDRYVLEAMRDGGFSLGGEQSGHVIFSDYATTGDGVLTGLQIAAQVAGTGRTLQDLARAMTKLPQLMINVKGVDKSRAATDEGVAAAVAAAEVELGDTGRVLLRPSGTEALVRVMVEAADMETATRICTELAGVVEDRLAIPRELAL
- the coaA gene encoding type I pantothenate kinase, which encodes MRYFRISQQRGRISIVTLQRNEANGDSSSPFVELDRQTWSRLGAQMEQPLNEEDIIRLRGLGDPLDMKEIREVYLPLSRLLHLYVQASQQLHAATTTFLGEQTQRTPFVIGVAGSVAVGKSTIARVLREMLRRWPGTPNVELITTDGFLYPLAELKRRHLLERKGFPESYDRRALLRFVSAIKGGAEEVRAPWYSHVTYDIVPDKEVVVRRPDVLIVEGLNVLAPARPRQDGRQGLALSDFFDFSIYVDAKTSYIEDWYVDRFRKLRTTAFAQPESYFHRYATLSDAEAEATARGIWKRINEPNLEENVLPTRGRAQLVLTKDADHSIRRMLLRKV